The proteins below come from a single Afipia felis ATCC 53690 genomic window:
- a CDS encoding ubiquinol-cytochrome C chaperone family protein: MFSFLKKSPPTQRSIEVIYGMIVAQARQPAFYAALQVPDTVSGRFDMVLLHLWMVLRMLRQDPTGEEPAQKLFDHFCTDMDDNLREMGVGDLTVPKRMRKFGEAFYGRSAAYDAALAAGPAELEAALNRNIFNEADAANADRLAVYVAETLAQLAQVDRAAFVRGAWQFPAVKAEG; the protein is encoded by the coding sequence ATGTTCTCGTTTCTCAAGAAGTCGCCCCCGACGCAGCGCAGCATCGAGGTCATCTATGGCATGATCGTGGCGCAGGCCCGCCAGCCGGCCTTCTATGCCGCTCTTCAGGTGCCGGACACGGTCAGCGGCCGGTTCGATATGGTGCTGCTGCATTTGTGGATGGTATTGCGGATGCTGCGGCAGGACCCGACAGGGGAGGAACCGGCACAAAAGCTGTTCGACCACTTTTGTACCGATATGGACGATAATCTGCGTGAAATGGGGGTAGGCGACCTCACCGTCCCAAAACGGATGCGGAAGTTCGGCGAGGCCTTTTACGGCCGCTCGGCGGCCTACGATGCCGCGCTGGCCGCAGGCCCGGCGGAGCTTGAGGCTGCGCTGAACCGCAACATTTTCAACGAGGCCGATGCCGCCAACGCCGATAGGCTTGCCGTTTACGTTGCGGAGACGCTGGCGCAACTTGCCCAGGTCGATAGGGCAGCTTTCGTGCGCGGCGCGTGGCAATTCCCGGCAGTGAAGGCGGAGGGATAA
- the plsX gene encoding phosphate acyltransferase PlsX has protein sequence MAQKVRIALDAMGGDFGPPVVVPGAGISLIRHPDTEFILFGDSAAINRELDVHPAMKAASRVVHTDVAITMEEKPSQALRRGRKSSSMWLALDAVRKGEADVAVSAGNTGALMAMSRFNLRMLPGIDRPAIACVWPTIRSESVVLDVGASIGGDAHHLALLAIMGSAMARVLFDIERPTVGLLNIGVEEVKGVEEVKEAAELLRSMNLPELDFIGFVEGDGIGKGAADVIVTEGFSGNIALKTAEGTARQIAEYLRSAMSRTWRSKLGYLFAKSAFKALRDKMDPRKVNGGVFLGLNGVVIKSHGGTDAEGFASAVDVGYEMVRYDLLTKINQTLNRDGGSLTLMPAAQEAVS, from the coding sequence ATGGCCCAGAAGGTTCGTATTGCGCTCGATGCCATGGGCGGCGATTTCGGCCCACCCGTGGTGGTTCCGGGTGCAGGAATCTCGCTGATCCGGCATCCCGACACGGAGTTCATCCTGTTCGGCGACAGCGCCGCGATCAATCGGGAACTCGATGTGCATCCGGCCATGAAGGCGGCTTCAAGGGTCGTCCATACCGATGTTGCCATCACCATGGAGGAGAAACCGAGCCAGGCTCTACGCCGTGGCCGGAAGTCATCCTCGATGTGGCTCGCGCTCGACGCCGTCCGCAAGGGTGAGGCCGACGTTGCCGTGTCCGCTGGCAACACCGGCGCACTGATGGCGATGTCGCGATTCAACCTGCGGATGCTGCCCGGCATCGACCGGCCGGCGATCGCCTGCGTGTGGCCGACGATCCGCAGCGAATCCGTCGTGCTCGACGTCGGCGCCTCGATCGGCGGCGACGCACACCATCTGGCCTTGCTCGCGATCATGGGCAGCGCGATGGCGCGGGTTCTGTTCGACATCGAACGGCCGACGGTGGGCCTGCTCAATATCGGGGTCGAGGAGGTCAAGGGCGTCGAGGAGGTGAAGGAGGCCGCTGAACTGCTGCGCTCCATGAACCTGCCGGAGCTCGACTTCATCGGGTTCGTCGAGGGTGATGGAATCGGCAAGGGAGCCGCCGACGTGATCGTCACCGAAGGCTTTTCCGGCAACATCGCGCTGAAGACGGCCGAGGGCACCGCACGTCAGATCGCGGAATATCTGCGCAGCGCGATGAGCCGCACCTGGCGCTCCAAGCTCGGCTATCTGTTCGCCAAGAGCGCCTTCAAGGCGCTGCGGGACAAGATGGACCCGCGCAAGGTCAATGGCGGGGTGTTTCTCGGCCTCAACGGCGTCGTGATTAAAAGCCATGGCGGCACCGACGCCGAGGGCTTTGCGTCCGCCGTGGATGTTGGCTATGAGATGGTCCGTTACGATCTCCTGACAAAGATCAATCAAACTCTCAACCGTGACGGCGGGTCGCTGACCCTTATGCCGGCCGCGCAGGAGGCTGTTTCGTGA
- a CDS encoding undecaprenyl-phosphate glucose phosphotransferase, which translates to MTATSVAPAMAGRAYPFERRRRLSPAALAVANEKVHSAYSSIVINGVVRVADFVCLSIVGIVSYLGYVVPIDGFSWMPIWAVLAMAFVAIISFQAAELYDLEIYRGQLRQFMRLMSSWSFVFLLFIGVSFFAKFGDTVSRAWLVMFYVFGFIVLSIGRMMLRSMVRRWAREGRLGRRTIIVGSDKNGEHLIQALRQQEDSDLKLLGVFDDRNDARALDTCAGLPKLGKVTDILEFARRTRVDLVLFALPISAESRILGMLKKLWVLPVDIRLSAHTNRLRFRPRSYSYIGSVPTLGMFEQPITDWDMVMKWVFDRFVGAILLLLLAPVMALVALAIKLDSPGPVLFRQKRFGFNNERIEVFKFRSLYHHQADPLAAKVVTKNDPRVTRVGRIIRKTSLDELPQLFNVVFKGNLSIVGPRPHAVQGKLQSRLFDETVDGYFARHRVKPGITGWAQINGWRGEIDNEEKIQKRVEFDLYYIENWSPLFDLYILLKTPWALVKGENAY; encoded by the coding sequence ATGACCGCGACGAGTGTTGCGCCCGCGATGGCGGGCCGCGCCTATCCGTTCGAGCGCCGCCGCAGACTTTCACCCGCAGCGCTGGCTGTCGCCAACGAGAAAGTTCATTCCGCCTACTCCAGCATCGTCATCAATGGCGTGGTTCGCGTCGCCGATTTCGTCTGCCTCAGCATCGTCGGCATCGTCTCCTATCTCGGCTATGTCGTGCCGATCGACGGCTTTTCCTGGATGCCGATCTGGGCCGTTCTTGCGATGGCATTTGTAGCCATCATCAGCTTTCAGGCCGCCGAACTCTACGACTTAGAAATCTACCGCGGACAGCTCCGCCAGTTCATGCGCCTGATGTCGTCATGGAGTTTCGTGTTTCTGCTGTTCATCGGCGTGTCGTTCTTCGCCAAGTTCGGTGACACGGTATCTCGCGCCTGGCTGGTGATGTTCTACGTCTTCGGCTTCATCGTACTCAGCATTGGGCGCATGATGCTGCGCTCGATGGTGCGGCGGTGGGCGCGCGAAGGCAGGCTCGGCCGGCGCACCATTATCGTCGGCTCCGACAAGAACGGCGAACACCTGATCCAGGCGCTACGCCAGCAGGAAGATTCCGACCTCAAGCTGCTCGGCGTGTTTGACGATCGCAACGACGCGCGCGCTCTCGACACCTGCGCCGGCCTTCCGAAGCTCGGCAAGGTCACAGACATTCTCGAATTTGCCCGCCGCACCCGCGTGGACCTCGTGCTGTTCGCGCTGCCGATCTCGGCCGAAAGCCGCATTCTCGGCATGCTGAAGAAATTATGGGTGCTGCCGGTGGACATCCGCCTGTCCGCCCACACCAACCGACTGCGCTTCCGGCCGCGCTCCTATTCCTACATCGGCTCGGTGCCGACACTCGGCATGTTCGAACAGCCGATCACCGACTGGGACATGGTGATGAAGTGGGTGTTCGACCGCTTCGTCGGCGCCATTCTTCTGTTGCTGCTCGCGCCGGTGATGGCGCTGGTCGCGCTTGCAATCAAGCTCGACAGTCCCGGCCCCGTGCTATTCCGCCAGAAGCGCTTCGGATTCAACAACGAGCGTATCGAGGTCTTCAAATTCCGTTCGCTCTACCACCACCAGGCCGATCCGCTCGCGGCCAAGGTCGTAACCAAGAACGATCCGCGGGTGACGCGCGTCGGCCGCATCATCCGCAAGACCAGCCTCGACGAACTGCCGCAGCTTTTCAACGTGGTGTTCAAGGGCAACCTGTCGATCGTCGGCCCGCGCCCGCATGCGGTGCAGGGCAAGCTGCAAAGCCGCTTGTTCGATGAAACGGTGGACGGCTATTTCGCACGCCATCGCGTCAAACCCGGCATCACCGGCTGGGCGCAGATTAACGGCTGGCGCGGCGAGATCGACAATGAGGAAAAAATCCAGAAGCGCGTCGAGTTCGATCTCTATTACATCGAGAATTGGTCGCCGCTGTTCGACCTGTACATTCTGCTGAAGACGCCATGGGCGTTGGTCAAGGGCGAGAACGCCTACTGA
- a CDS encoding outer membrane protein assembly factor BamE, with protein MTFRALAPSFRSRSMTGTLRGTLVAMAFGLALAGCTSEQFQRGYILPPGALEQVQIGASQDQVLVVLGTPSTVATLDGDVFYYISQRTERKVAFMHQQVIDQRVIAVYFDKNRTVRRVANYGLKDGKIFDFISRTTPTSGQEISYLAPIFKLVRFRD; from the coding sequence ATGACGTTTCGCGCCCTCGCCCCCTCTTTCCGCTCCCGCTCCATGACGGGCACCCTCCGTGGCACCCTTGTTGCCATGGCGTTCGGCCTTGCTCTCGCCGGATGCACCAGCGAGCAATTCCAACGCGGCTACATCCTGCCACCCGGCGCACTGGAGCAGGTTCAGATCGGCGCGAGCCAGGATCAGGTTCTGGTGGTGCTGGGCACACCTTCCACCGTCGCGACGCTGGACGGCGACGTGTTCTATTACATCTCGCAGCGCACGGAGCGGAAGGTCGCCTTCATGCACCAGCAGGTGATCGACCAGCGCGTCATCGCCGTCTATTTCGACAAAAACCGTACCGTCCGCCGCGTCGCGAACTACGGCCTCAAGGACGGCAAGATTTTCGACTTCATCAGCCGCACCACGCCGACCAGCGGCCAGGAGATCAGCTACCTTGCGCCGATCTTCAAACTGGTCAGGTTCCGCGACTGA
- the lptF gene encoding LPS export ABC transporter permease LptF, producing MLGAIDAYVVRLTLLSFLIVLVSLTGVIWVTQALRGIDLMTAQGQTVLVFIGITGLAIPVLALIIAPLAMLLAVTHTLNRLSTDSEVIVMNAAGLSPWRFLRPFMVSTVVVACLISFLAIFLAPECLRALRRWHTEIGADVLANVLQPGQFIRLDKLVLRVQERRPGGVLVGVFIDDQRNPAERINITAQNGVVQKTDKGSFLVLSDGNLQRYEADKKDPLIVAFKSYAFDMSQFSQAPQTYNYNARERFIGELISPPKNDPVAQSNLGQFRAELHDRLLAGLYPFVFVILAFAFLGPPRTTRQGRNFAISMLVLLVLVVRIGGYACSTIAVSRPDAIIFQYAMLAAVAGVSIWMILKGVVVDPPANLTAQIARLRERLSSIQLPSLRRR from the coding sequence CTGCTGGGTGCGATCGACGCCTACGTCGTGCGGTTGACGCTGCTATCGTTCCTGATCGTGCTGGTGTCGCTGACCGGCGTGATCTGGGTGACGCAGGCATTGCGCGGTATCGACCTGATGACGGCGCAAGGGCAGACCGTGCTGGTGTTCATTGGCATCACCGGCCTCGCAATTCCCGTGCTCGCGCTGATCATCGCGCCGCTTGCGATGCTCCTGGCGGTGACGCACACGCTCAATCGCCTGTCGACCGATTCCGAAGTCATCGTGATGAATGCTGCCGGTCTGTCGCCATGGCGGTTCCTGCGTCCGTTCATGGTTTCGACGGTCGTCGTCGCGTGTCTGATTTCGTTCCTGGCGATCTTCCTCGCGCCGGAATGCCTGCGAGCGCTGCGGCGCTGGCACACCGAGATCGGCGCGGACGTGCTGGCGAATGTGCTGCAGCCGGGGCAATTCATCCGGCTCGATAAGCTGGTGCTGCGCGTGCAGGAGCGCCGGCCGGGCGGAGTGCTGGTCGGCGTGTTCATCGACGATCAGCGCAATCCGGCCGAGCGCATCAATATCACGGCGCAAAACGGCGTCGTGCAGAAGACCGACAAAGGCTCGTTCCTGGTGCTCAGCGACGGCAATCTGCAGCGCTACGAGGCGGACAAGAAAGATCCGCTGATCGTCGCCTTCAAAAGCTACGCTTTCGATATGTCGCAATTCTCCCAAGCGCCGCAGACCTACAACTACAACGCCCGCGAACGATTTATCGGCGAGCTGATTTCGCCGCCCAAGAACGATCCCGTCGCGCAAAGCAACCTCGGCCAGTTCCGCGCCGAGCTTCATGATCGCTTACTGGCAGGTCTTTATCCATTCGTGTTCGTCATTCTGGCGTTCGCATTTCTCGGCCCGCCACGGACCACGCGGCAGGGGCGAAATTTTGCGATCTCCATGCTCGTGCTGCTTGTCCTTGTCGTACGTATCGGTGGGTATGCGTGTTCGACCATCGCCGTCTCACGCCCCGATGCGATCATCTTCCAGTATGCGATGCTGGCGGCCGTCGCCGGGGTGAGCATCTGGATGATCCTGAAGGGCGTTGTGGTCGATCCGCCTGCGAATCTCACAGCTCAGATCGCACGGTTGCGGGAGCGCTTATCGTCGATACAGTTACCGTCGCTGCGGCGGCGCTAA
- a CDS encoding MerR family transcriptional regulator, with the protein MEKAPDAFRTISEVAEDLDIPAHVLRFWETRFVQIKPMKRSGGRRYYRPDDVELLRGIRRLLYGEGYTIRGVQRILREHGVKAVQNLDEATLAPASLSGPAFEALPQSAAHEFSSDDEEETAEIDEEEIEDSGDAEEADEDEELELETDSPPLRPSMDFVPSMSERIGPLPPAAAKRAPDVPVATVTKPATLRASVSHNGADAYAPPEVRHGLHQSGHQQARVQQTRIRGDGQAKLRSVLDDLLSARALLDRAMGG; encoded by the coding sequence TTGGAAAAGGCACCGGACGCATTTCGGACCATCAGCGAGGTGGCGGAGGATCTCGATATCCCGGCCCACGTGCTGCGGTTTTGGGAGACGCGCTTCGTTCAGATCAAGCCGATGAAACGCAGCGGCGGGCGTCGGTACTACCGGCCCGACGATGTCGAACTGCTGCGTGGAATCCGCCGTCTGCTGTACGGCGAGGGCTATACCATCCGCGGGGTGCAGCGCATTTTGCGCGAGCATGGCGTCAAGGCGGTCCAGAATCTCGACGAGGCCACTCTCGCGCCGGCCTCGCTGTCGGGTCCTGCGTTCGAGGCGTTGCCGCAAAGCGCGGCCCACGAATTTTCCTCTGACGACGAGGAGGAGACCGCCGAAATCGACGAGGAAGAGATTGAAGACTCGGGTGACGCCGAAGAGGCTGACGAGGACGAAGAGCTCGAACTCGAAACCGACAGCCCGCCGCTCCGTCCCTCCATGGACTTCGTGCCTTCGATGTCGGAGCGTATCGGCCCGCTGCCGCCGGCTGCGGCCAAGCGTGCTCCGGACGTCCCTGTGGCGACGGTGACGAAGCCTGCGACCTTGCGGGCATCCGTGAGTCATAACGGAGCCGATGCCTATGCGCCGCCGGAAGTGCGTCATGGTCTTCACCAGAGCGGCCATCAACAAGCCAGAGTCCAGCAGACCAGAATTCGCGGCGACGGGCAGGCCAAGCTTCGCTCCGTTCTCGACGACCTGTTGAGCGCGCGTGCTCTACTCGACCGGGCGATGGGCGGTTGA
- a CDS encoding YceD family protein, producing MMVAKIPAAGVQVTFAANAAERAALAQVAGVREILEAQASFHLTHVRGAIQARGHVTGLIGQDCVVTLEPLENRVEEEVDVIFAEPDTAAAATPKVDIDEDEPDPPEIIVNGSIDLGRLATDMLFLGIDPYPRKADAAFAATDETSDPAEHPFAALKALQQAPKGSPKRSKKD from the coding sequence ATGATGGTGGCGAAAATCCCGGCTGCCGGAGTGCAGGTGACGTTTGCTGCCAATGCGGCCGAGCGAGCCGCGCTGGCGCAGGTCGCAGGTGTGCGGGAGATTTTGGAGGCGCAGGCGAGCTTCCATCTCACCCATGTCAGGGGAGCGATCCAGGCGCGGGGCCATGTCACCGGTCTGATCGGCCAGGATTGCGTGGTGACGCTTGAGCCCCTCGAAAACCGGGTCGAGGAGGAGGTCGACGTTATTTTCGCCGAGCCCGACACGGCCGCGGCGGCCACGCCCAAGGTGGATATCGACGAGGATGAACCGGACCCGCCGGAAATCATCGTCAACGGGAGCATCGATCTTGGACGGCTCGCGACCGACATGCTGTTCCTCGGGATCGATCCCTATCCTCGGAAGGCGGATGCAGCCTTTGCGGCGACAGACGAGACCTCGGATCCGGCGGAACATCCGTTCGCGGCCCTGAAGGCTCTCCAGCAAGCCCCGAAGGGCAGTCCGAAAAGGTCGAAAAAGGACTGA
- a CDS encoding integration host factor subunit alpha, with the protein MSESGKTVTRVDLCEAVYQKVGLSRTESAAFVELVLKEITDCLEKGETVKLSSFGSFMVRKKGERIGRNPKTGTEVPISPRRVMVFKPSAILKQRINNGVDTTESTPVPTSVAAG; encoded by the coding sequence ATGAGCGAGAGCGGAAAAACAGTCACACGAGTCGATTTGTGCGAGGCGGTTTACCAGAAGGTCGGCCTGTCGCGGACGGAGTCGGCTGCGTTTGTCGAACTCGTTCTGAAGGAGATCACCGATTGCCTTGAGAAGGGCGAAACGGTGAAGCTCTCCTCATTCGGCTCTTTCATGGTGCGCAAAAAGGGCGAGCGCATCGGCCGCAACCCCAAGACCGGGACCGAGGTGCCGATCTCTCCGCGCCGGGTCATGGTGTTCAAGCCCTCTGCGATCCTGAAGCAGCGCATCAACAACGGTGTTGATACCACGGAAAGCACACCGGTCCCGACCAGCGTGGCTGCGGGTTAA
- a CDS encoding acyltransferase family protein produces the protein MSLPYRRDIDGLRAIAVLFVIGFHYFHSVFRGGFVGVDVFFVISGFLITGLIRQDVAAGRFSIAEFYGRRVRRIFPALVLVLLVSLGMGFLFMLPDAFRTLGINTAASAGFVANIALWLQQDYFAPSAEFNPLLHIWSLGVEEQFYLVWPLILIVIARRRAAIPAAVVLTILSFLGSLVQTANDSVAAFFLPLTRFWELGAGAVLALLQARIGHSVQNKEWMGWAGLLLLASAMMMINRDSTFPGWWALLPVAGTVLLIAAGENAWPNRIFLSHRALVYIGLISYPLYLWHWPLLVFARIIRFQKEPTVIMSLGLIVAAGVLAHLTYKLIERPIRSGGRLSAKAVSLAVLLAVCGGLGLTVYAKEGLPDRFPLAIQKRVIDTEKEAESAQGCRYDVDIRPLPECAGIGPAGSPLTLVWGDSYAFHLIAGLQALQRERQDFRLARYIAFGCAPMADAVAARFRRCNEANAFARQKIESLRPDTVIVAARWIVYDGTGKYALVDDKGLTRTIEWLKAAGVRHIVVIGQMPQWKIAPSVIPLRDFQFSIFKRAAAIDKIPDWDSTYLEVWSFAAEDMVKRVAAAEGVTFISPAATFCKGNSCLITVPDSGGLPTSRDNGHLTDAASKFFIEKNAKAIWPEYRKGEPPR, from the coding sequence GTGTCATTGCCTTATCGACGAGACATTGACGGCCTGCGCGCCATTGCCGTCCTGTTCGTCATCGGCTTCCACTATTTCCACTCGGTATTTCGCGGCGGCTTCGTTGGCGTCGATGTGTTTTTCGTCATCTCCGGCTTTCTTATCACCGGCCTGATCCGCCAGGATGTCGCCGCCGGTCGGTTCAGCATCGCGGAATTCTATGGGCGACGGGTCCGGCGCATCTTCCCGGCACTCGTTCTCGTCCTGCTTGTCTCGCTGGGGATGGGTTTTCTGTTCATGCTGCCCGATGCCTTCCGCACGCTGGGCATCAACACGGCTGCATCGGCAGGCTTCGTCGCCAACATCGCGTTGTGGCTGCAACAGGACTATTTCGCGCCGAGTGCGGAGTTCAATCCGCTGCTGCACATCTGGTCGCTGGGCGTTGAAGAGCAATTCTATCTGGTTTGGCCGTTGATCCTGATCGTGATCGCACGCCGTCGGGCGGCGATTCCGGCTGCGGTCGTGCTGACGATTCTGTCGTTCCTCGGCAGCCTCGTGCAGACCGCCAACGATTCCGTTGCCGCGTTTTTTCTACCGCTCACCCGCTTCTGGGAATTGGGTGCTGGCGCGGTTCTCGCTCTGCTCCAGGCCCGCATTGGTCATTCCGTTCAAAACAAAGAATGGATGGGGTGGGCGGGGTTGCTGCTGCTTGCATCGGCGATGATGATGATCAACCGCGACAGCACGTTTCCCGGGTGGTGGGCGCTGTTGCCGGTGGCAGGTACGGTTCTGTTGATCGCAGCGGGCGAGAATGCGTGGCCCAACCGCATTTTCCTGAGCCACCGCGCGCTCGTTTATATCGGGCTGATCAGCTACCCGCTCTATCTCTGGCACTGGCCGCTTCTGGTGTTCGCGCGGATCATCCGTTTCCAGAAAGAGCCGACCGTCATCATGTCGCTCGGCCTGATCGTGGCGGCCGGTGTTCTTGCGCATCTCACTTACAAGCTGATCGAGCGTCCGATCCGTTCAGGCGGACGTCTCTCAGCTAAAGCCGTTTCGCTTGCTGTTCTTCTTGCTGTCTGCGGCGGGCTGGGATTGACGGTGTATGCGAAGGAAGGTCTGCCAGATCGCTTTCCGCTCGCGATCCAGAAACGCGTGATAGATACGGAGAAGGAGGCTGAGAGCGCCCAGGGGTGCCGGTATGACGTCGATATTCGGCCGTTACCGGAATGTGCCGGTATCGGGCCGGCTGGTTCGCCGCTCACACTCGTTTGGGGCGATTCATACGCCTTTCATCTGATCGCCGGTTTGCAGGCTCTACAACGGGAACGGCAGGATTTCCGTCTCGCGCGTTACATCGCATTTGGCTGTGCGCCGATGGCGGATGCTGTGGCTGCGCGCTTTCGTAGGTGTAATGAAGCCAATGCATTCGCGCGGCAGAAGATCGAATCGTTGCGGCCCGACACGGTTATCGTTGCTGCGCGATGGATCGTTTATGACGGCACGGGCAAATATGCGTTGGTCGACGACAAGGGGCTGACGCGGACCATCGAATGGCTGAAGGCGGCGGGCGTACGGCACATCGTCGTCATCGGACAGATGCCGCAATGGAAGATCGCGCCGTCGGTGATTCCGCTGCGGGATTTCCAGTTCAGTATCTTCAAGCGTGCCGCTGCGATCGATAAAATTCCGGACTGGGATTCCACCTATCTTGAGGTGTGGTCGTTCGCGGCGGAGGACATGGTGAAGCGCGTTGCTGCAGCGGAAGGCGTGACGTTTATTTCGCCGGCCGCGACATTCTGTAAAGGCAATAGCTGTCTGATTACTGTTCCCGATAGCGGCGGCCTGCCGACGTCCCGGGACAACGGTCATCTGACAGACGCGGCGTCGAAATTCTTTATCGAGAAGAACGCAAAGGCCATATGGCCTGAGTATCGCAAGGGAGAGCCGCCTCGGTGA
- a CDS encoding beta-ketoacyl-ACP synthase III, with the protein MSVMRSVVIGHGAYLPERVVTNAELAGKVDTSDEWIVQRTGIRQRHIAADGEFTSHLGLKAAQAAIADAKIDPQSIDLIVLATSTPDHTFPATAVQIQNGLGIHHGAAFDLQAVCSGFIFALATADNFLKAGTYKRALVIGAETFSRILDWNDRGTCVLFGDGAGAVVLEAQQQQGTSVDRGILTTHLRSDGRHKDKLYVDGGPSSTQTVGHLRMEGREVFKHAVGMITDVIVDAFAATGTTAEDIDWLVPHQANKRIIDASAKKLDIAPQKVVLTVDRHGNTSAASIPLALATAADDGRIKRGDLVMLEAMGGGFTWGSALLRW; encoded by the coding sequence GTGAGTGTGATGCGTTCGGTTGTGATCGGGCATGGCGCGTACCTGCCCGAGCGCGTGGTGACCAATGCCGAGCTTGCCGGCAAGGTCGATACCTCGGATGAGTGGATCGTCCAGCGCACCGGCATCCGCCAGCGCCATATCGCGGCGGATGGCGAGTTCACCTCCCACCTCGGCCTCAAGGCGGCGCAGGCGGCGATCGCCGACGCGAAAATCGATCCGCAGTCGATCGACCTGATCGTGCTCGCGACCTCGACGCCGGATCACACCTTTCCCGCGACCGCAGTGCAGATCCAGAACGGGCTCGGCATCCATCACGGTGCGGCGTTCGACTTGCAGGCGGTTTGCAGCGGCTTCATTTTCGCGCTGGCAACGGCGGACAATTTCCTGAAAGCCGGCACCTACAAGCGCGCTCTGGTGATCGGGGCGGAGACGTTTTCCCGCATTCTCGACTGGAATGATCGCGGCACCTGCGTGCTGTTCGGCGACGGGGCGGGGGCGGTAGTCCTCGAGGCGCAACAGCAGCAAGGCACCAGCGTCGACCGGGGCATTCTCACCACGCATCTGCGTTCGGACGGCCGCCACAAGGACAAGCTCTATGTCGATGGCGGGCCGTCCTCGACGCAGACCGTCGGTCATCTGCGTATGGAAGGCCGCGAAGTGTTCAAACATGCCGTCGGCATGATCACGGACGTGATCGTCGACGCTTTTGCGGCGACGGGAACCACGGCAGAAGACATCGACTGGCTTGTTCCACATCAGGCGAACAAGCGGATTATCGACGCATCGGCCAAGAAACTCGATATCGCGCCGCAAAAGGTCGTTCTGACGGTGGACCGGCACGGCAATACGTCGGCCGCTTCGATTCCGCTCGCATTGGCGACGGCAGCCGATGACGGACGCATCAAACGGGGCGATCTGGTGATGCTGGAAGCAATGGGCGGAGGGTTTACCTGGGGTTCGGCGCTGTTGCGTTGGTAA
- a CDS encoding glycosyltransferase family 9 protein — translation MASSLFDRLIWRSTRQVYLLSRRAFARRKVVALDPSADVERILLIRTDKISDAVISTAFFKALRARCPNAQIDIVLGRKNGVAASLLSYLDGTFVVKKNLIEQMRLIRQLRERRYDVAVDMLTGDSMTAATYALLSGADITIGFDGKKSGLYDISIARPTEPEHQAVQMLRLIAPLGVSMKPGDVRTTVAFPQSAARGVREKLFPAEDRDRHKLIVINLSVDPARYWTDEKFIRLVGDIKSPSVRVALIAAPGDLARLETIGKAAEVEWLPPATDISETAATLSCADLVISAGTSIVHIAAALDKPVVTLMASAAAKGEWYPLGVPYRALHCATCVADIPYDDVLAAVRELMAEAGFAKQVPLTDGILA, via the coding sequence ATGGCGTCCTCCCTGTTTGATCGCCTGATCTGGCGATCGACCAGACAGGTTTATTTGCTCTCCCGCCGCGCGTTTGCGCGAAGGAAGGTTGTTGCGCTGGACCCGTCTGCGGACGTCGAACGCATTCTGTTGATCCGTACCGACAAGATCAGCGATGCCGTCATCTCCACTGCCTTCTTCAAGGCGCTGCGCGCCCGATGTCCAAATGCGCAGATCGATATTGTGCTCGGCCGGAAAAACGGCGTGGCGGCGTCCTTGCTGTCGTATCTCGACGGGACTTTCGTCGTGAAGAAAAATCTGATCGAACAGATGCGCCTCATCCGGCAGTTGCGCGAGCGCCGCTATGACGTGGCCGTCGATATGCTCACCGGCGACTCGATGACGGCGGCGACCTATGCGTTGTTGTCCGGTGCGGACATCACGATCGGCTTTGATGGTAAAAAATCCGGGCTTTACGACATTTCCATCGCCCGTCCGACCGAGCCCGAGCATCAGGCGGTGCAGATGTTGCGGCTGATCGCGCCACTCGGCGTGTCGATGAAGCCCGGGGACGTGCGTACCACGGTTGCGTTTCCGCAATCTGCCGCCAGGGGAGTTCGCGAGAAGCTTTTTCCGGCGGAAGATCGTGACAGGCACAAGCTGATCGTCATCAATCTGTCGGTCGACCCGGCAAGATACTGGACCGACGAGAAATTCATCCGTCTCGTCGGCGACATTAAATCGCCATCTGTCCGCGTTGCTCTGATCGCCGCGCCGGGGGATCTGGCGCGGCTGGAAACGATCGGAAAGGCTGCGGAGGTCGAGTGGTTGCCGCCTGCGACGGACATTTCGGAGACGGCGGCGACGCTGTCCTGTGCCGATCTTGTTATTAGCGCGGGCACCTCGATCGTGCATATTGCGGCGGCGCTCGACAAGCCGGTGGTGACGCTGATGGCGTCCGCCGCCGCGAAAGGGGAATGGTATCCTTTGGGCGTGCCATATCGGGCATTGCACTGTGCAACCTGTGTGGCGGATATTCCCTATGACGACGTATTGGCGGCGGTCCGCGAGTTGATGGCGGAGGCCGGTTTTGCGAAACAGGTGCCTTTAACGGACGGAATTTTAGCCTGA